A stretch of the Sphingosinithalassobacter tenebrarum genome encodes the following:
- a CDS encoding acylphosphatase, with amino-acid sequence MIARHVFVSGRVQGVFFRDWTVETARALGLTGWVRNLSDGRVEVVAQGDENAMNRLLEKCREGSEAARVDKLDVSPAEPQDFTSFERAATA; translated from the coding sequence ATGATCGCGCGCCACGTCTTCGTTTCGGGCCGCGTGCAGGGCGTTTTCTTTCGCGACTGGACCGTGGAGACCGCACGGGCGCTCGGCCTCACCGGATGGGTGCGCAACCTTTCCGACGGACGCGTCGAAGTCGTTGCGCAGGGCGACGAGAATGCGATGAATCGGCTTCTGGAAAAATGCCGCGAAGGTTCCGAGGCGGCGCGGGTCGACAAACTCGATGTCTCGCCTGCCGAACCGCAGGATTTCACATCCTTCGAAAGAGCCGCGACCGCATGA
- a CDS encoding NYN domain-containing protein, whose amino-acid sequence MQTNPNGPPEGNVALLIDADNASPASIDPVLTVLAELGTVNIRRVYGNWRKQSLKGWADMTLKHGIEPYQQFDITKGKNATDMRMTIDAMDLLFRGRVTGFGILSSDSDFMPLAMRIRQEGLPVYGFGTPRTPDGFRQACTRFIDVDALIKSGQPPQPDAAASEPAPLDKDLLKLLVDAYNSAKRDERGFAELSDVGQRAGNRSSFDTRNYGYSRLSDLIETIPNFQTERREGGRVYVKRVR is encoded by the coding sequence ATGCAAACCAATCCCAACGGACCACCCGAAGGCAATGTCGCGCTGCTGATCGACGCCGACAACGCCTCCCCCGCCTCGATCGACCCGGTGCTGACCGTCCTTGCCGAACTCGGTACGGTCAATATCCGCCGCGTCTATGGCAATTGGCGCAAGCAATCGCTCAAGGGCTGGGCCGACATGACGCTGAAACACGGCATCGAGCCCTATCAACAATTCGACATCACCAAGGGCAAGAACGCCACCGACATGCGGATGACGATCGACGCGATGGACCTGCTCTTTCGCGGCCGCGTGACCGGGTTCGGCATTCTTTCCTCGGACAGCGATTTCATGCCGCTGGCGATGCGCATCCGGCAGGAGGGCCTGCCCGTTTACGGCTTCGGCACGCCGCGCACGCCCGACGGCTTTCGCCAGGCATGTACGCGCTTCATCGATGTCGATGCGCTGATCAAGTCGGGCCAGCCGCCGCAGCCCGATGCCGCCGCAAGCGAGCCCGCACCGCTCGACAAGGATCTGCTCAAGCTGCTGGTCGATGCGTATAACAGCGCCAAGCGCGACGAACGCGGTTTCGCCGAGCTTTCCGATGTCGGCCAGCGCGCGGGCAACCGGTCGAGCTTCGACACGCGCAACTACGGCTATAGCCGCCTGTCCGACCTGATCGAAACGATCCCCAATTTCCAGACTGAACGCCGCGAAGGCGGTCGCGTCTATGTGAAGCGCGTGCGCTGA
- a CDS encoding acylphosphatase codes for MGSRRLLIEGRVQRVGYRDWAVRTAREWNITGWVRNMADGRVEIVAVGDDSAIDAFTDDCRTGPVMADVARVEATAMEAPKVKGFTKRLTA; via the coding sequence ATGGGTTCGCGTCGTTTGTTGATCGAGGGACGCGTGCAGCGCGTCGGATATCGCGACTGGGCGGTTCGCACCGCCAGGGAATGGAACATCACCGGCTGGGTACGGAACATGGCCGACGGCCGCGTTGAGATCGTCGCGGTCGGCGACGACAGCGCGATTGATGCCTTTACCGATGACTGTCGCACCGGCCCCGTCATGGCCGATGTCGCGCGAGTAGAGGCGACCGCAATGGAAGCGCCCAAAGTCAAAGGCTTCACCAAACGGCTCACCGCGTAA
- the greB gene encoding transcription elongation factor GreB, translating into MSASPNYITPAGYSALKAEYDALFAEERPKLVETIAWAAGNGDRSENGDYIYGRKRLREIDRRLGWLSRRMKAAKVIDPANQPDRARVFFGATVLIADEDDNQRTLTIVGDDEADAGSGKVGWNAPLARALRGAGIGDLRRVVLPGGEREYEILEISYPG; encoded by the coding sequence ATGTCCGCATCGCCCAACTACATCACCCCGGCGGGCTATTCGGCGCTCAAGGCCGAATATGACGCGCTGTTCGCCGAGGAGCGGCCCAAGCTGGTCGAGACGATCGCCTGGGCCGCGGGCAACGGCGATCGATCCGAAAACGGCGACTATATCTATGGTCGCAAGCGGCTGCGCGAAATCGACCGCCGGCTCGGCTGGCTTTCGCGCCGGATGAAGGCGGCCAAGGTGATCGACCCCGCCAACCAGCCCGACAGGGCGCGCGTCTTTTTCGGAGCGACCGTGCTGATCGCCGACGAGGACGACAATCAGCGCACGCTCACAATCGTCGGCGACGACGAGGCCGATGCCGGGTCGGGCAAGGTGGGCTGGAACGCTCCGCTCGCCCGCGCGCTGCGCGGCGCCGGGATCGGCGACTTGCGCCGCGTAGTGCTCCCGGGCGGGGAGCGCGAGTACGAAATCCTCGAAATCTCCTATCCCGGCTGA
- a CDS encoding lytic transglycosylase domain-containing protein codes for MLASLLKNALLVASVSGVAATSQLTQEQVHWYRAQLESGVPGEAPAYIQSNSLADALVEWKRLQQSDDYPFAEYAGFLLLHPGWPGETSRRAAAETVLESGAANPGLTVRFFEHFAPLTAAGHLRFAEALAVSGEVERANEQARLAWRTGSLRETDESALLARFAPALRFEDHDARMDMLLWNGATSAAARLSNLVSPEKRALFAARLAFRTDAENVAELAGAVTAAQRRDPGFMADRAMWLRNNGQSAAMRSYLAEPHRLTALPGDVEEWYEVLLLAARGAANDGNWQQAYAIASQVDDAFVPGTDVSEKSYGVRDDYTSLVWLAGTTAFYQLNRPNDAMEMFARYGGGSRTPQTRSKGFYWAGRGAEAAGQPEIAKAWYERAAGYPDLYYGQLAKERMGLPLEAPAAMGVAEIPPEVRTEFYNREVVRAAQMLGTLDSWEDQSLFVRQIANDADSDAEHVLSAELARTIDRPDLGVMVGRSALRNGFSDYTAAGYPSVRVPVAQQDYWTIIHAISRQESQFDRAAISHAGARGLMQLMPATAREQAGKMGLSYSREALTRDPEYNIQLGSSYFQRMLSYYGGSYPLAVAAYNAGPGNVNRWIRANGDPRTPSVDIVKWVEEIPIFETKNYVQRVLENAVVYDLMNPEHARSQGDHRLSWYLGKRDPG; via the coding sequence ATGCTGGCTTCATTGCTCAAGAACGCGCTTCTGGTCGCGAGTGTTTCGGGGGTTGCCGCGACGTCGCAGCTTACCCAGGAGCAGGTCCATTGGTATCGCGCGCAGCTCGAAAGCGGCGTGCCGGGCGAAGCGCCTGCCTATATCCAGTCGAACAGCCTGGCCGATGCGCTCGTAGAATGGAAAAGGCTGCAGCAATCGGACGATTATCCGTTCGCCGAATATGCCGGCTTTCTGCTCCTCCATCCGGGCTGGCCGGGCGAGACCAGCCGCCGCGCTGCCGCCGAGACAGTGCTCGAGTCGGGCGCCGCCAATCCGGGTCTCACCGTTCGCTTCTTCGAGCACTTCGCGCCTCTGACTGCGGCCGGCCATCTTCGCTTCGCCGAAGCGCTGGCGGTTTCCGGCGAGGTCGAACGCGCCAACGAACAGGCGCGACTTGCATGGCGTACCGGCAGCTTGCGCGAGACGGATGAGAGCGCGTTGCTGGCGCGCTTCGCCCCGGCCTTGCGGTTCGAGGATCACGACGCGCGGATGGACATGCTGTTGTGGAACGGCGCGACCAGTGCCGCCGCACGGCTTTCCAATCTCGTTTCCCCCGAAAAGCGCGCCCTGTTCGCCGCGCGGTTGGCGTTCCGCACCGATGCCGAAAATGTCGCCGAACTGGCCGGTGCCGTGACCGCAGCGCAACGCCGCGACCCGGGCTTCATGGCCGATCGCGCTATGTGGCTGCGCAACAACGGCCAGAGCGCGGCGATGCGTTCCTATCTCGCCGAGCCGCATCGGCTGACCGCGCTGCCTGGCGATGTCGAAGAATGGTATGAAGTGCTGCTGCTGGCCGCGCGCGGCGCCGCCAATGACGGCAACTGGCAACAGGCCTATGCCATCGCGAGCCAGGTCGACGACGCCTTCGTGCCGGGTACCGATGTCAGCGAGAAATCCTATGGCGTGCGCGATGATTATACCAGCCTGGTGTGGCTCGCCGGCACCACTGCCTTCTATCAGCTCAATCGCCCGAACGACGCGATGGAGATGTTCGCGCGCTATGGCGGCGGATCGCGGACCCCGCAAACGCGCTCCAAGGGCTTTTACTGGGCGGGACGCGGCGCCGAGGCCGCCGGCCAACCCGAAATCGCCAAGGCGTGGTATGAACGTGCGGCGGGCTATCCCGACCTCTATTACGGCCAGCTTGCCAAGGAACGCATGGGATTGCCGCTCGAAGCACCCGCCGCGATGGGTGTGGCGGAAATCCCGCCGGAGGTCCGCACTGAATTCTACAACCGTGAAGTCGTGCGCGCCGCACAGATGCTGGGCACGCTCGACAGCTGGGAAGACCAGAGCCTGTTCGTGCGACAGATCGCCAATGATGCCGACAGCGATGCCGAGCATGTGCTGTCCGCCGAACTGGCGCGGACGATCGACCGCCCGGATCTGGGGGTGATGGTGGGCCGTTCGGCACTGCGCAACGGATTTTCGGACTATACCGCTGCGGGCTATCCCTCGGTACGGGTCCCGGTGGCGCAGCAGGATTACTGGACGATCATTCACGCGATCTCGCGCCAGGAAAGCCAGTTCGACCGCGCCGCGATCAGCCATGCCGGCGCGCGCGGACTGATGCAGCTGATGCCCGCCACCGCGCGCGAGCAGGCCGGGAAGATGGGGCTTTCCTATTCGCGCGAGGCTCTCACGCGCGATCCCGAATATAATATCCAGCTCGGATCGAGCTATTTCCAGCGGATGCTGAGCTATTATGGCGGCAGCTATCCGCTCGCGGTCGCGGCTTACAATGCCGGGCCCGGCAACGTGAATCGCTGGATACGTGCCAATGGCGATCCGCGTACGCCTTCGGTCGACATCGTCAAATGGGTCGAGGAAATCCCGATTTTCGAGACCAAGAACTATGTCCAGCGCGTGCTCGAAAACGCCGTGGTGTATGACTTGATGAACCCCGAACATGCCCGCTCGCAGGGAGATCATCGCCTGTCCTGGTATCTCGGCAAACGCGATCCGGGCTGA
- the dapA gene encoding 4-hydroxy-tetrahydrodipicolinate synthase, giving the protein MFSGSIPALVTPFRNGYFAESDFRALVDRQIEQGSSALVPCGTTGEAATMSAEEHFHVVKVCVEQAKGRVPVIAGAGSNDTAVASANVRAAKEAGADAALMVPPYYNRPSQEGIFRHFEAVAQSAEIPIVLYNVPGRTVTDIQPVTMARIVTAFPKVFVGVKDATGILGRVSEQRAGCGPDFCQLSGNDETALAFNAMGGVGCISVTANVAPKLCAEFQAACAAGDYARALTYQDRLYALHVAMFTDASPGPIKYAMSRVIDGFPAELRLPMTEPSDASKAAVDAALKAAGLL; this is encoded by the coding sequence GTGTTTTCAGGGTCGATACCAGCGCTGGTCACGCCGTTTCGCAACGGCTATTTCGCCGAAAGCGATTTTCGTGCGCTGGTCGATCGCCAGATAGAGCAGGGGTCCTCGGCGCTGGTGCCGTGCGGCACCACCGGCGAAGCTGCGACCATGTCCGCCGAAGAGCATTTTCACGTGGTCAAGGTCTGCGTCGAGCAGGCAAAGGGCCGCGTTCCGGTGATCGCGGGAGCGGGATCGAACGACACGGCAGTGGCAAGCGCCAATGTCCGCGCCGCAAAGGAGGCTGGCGCCGACGCCGCGCTGATGGTGCCGCCCTATTATAATCGCCCGAGCCAGGAAGGCATCTTCCGGCATTTCGAGGCTGTGGCGCAGTCGGCCGAAATCCCGATCGTGCTGTACAATGTCCCTGGGCGTACCGTCACCGATATTCAGCCCGTGACGATGGCACGGATCGTTACGGCGTTTCCCAAGGTCTTTGTCGGCGTGAAGGACGCAACCGGCATTCTTGGACGCGTCAGCGAACAGCGCGCCGGTTGCGGGCCGGATTTCTGCCAGTTGTCGGGCAATGACGAAACCGCGCTCGCGTTCAATGCGATGGGCGGCGTCGGCTGCATCTCGGTGACCGCCAATGTCGCGCCGAAGTTGTGCGCCGAGTTTCAGGCAGCCTGCGCGGCCGGCGATTATGCCAGGGCGCTGACATATCAGGACCGGCTCTATGCGCTGCACGTCGCGATGTTCACCGATGCGTCGCCGGGGCCGATCAAATATGCGATGTCGCGCGTGATCGACGGCTTCCCGGCCGAACTGCGCCTGCCGATGACCGAGCCGAGCGATGCGAGCAAGGCGGCGGTCGATGCCGCGCTGAAGGCGGCGGGCCTGCTCTAG
- a CDS encoding YrhK family protein — MKPAKRNAGRPVDKRVEQPSVSFDDRWIFAPAPELVAPNPKEVPVLETLTRKFPYVHIVIGLMGNLMFVSGAVLSHPSFISDKILAGYLYIGGSSLMLIGAIGRGLKTIYERREERRETRHDAESRLRRNTGKGGTERPARRRAAAG; from the coding sequence ATGAAACCCGCGAAAAGAAACGCAGGAAGGCCGGTCGATAAACGAGTTGAGCAACCGTCCGTTTCTTTTGACGACCGATGGATATTCGCACCGGCTCCCGAGTTGGTAGCCCCCAATCCAAAGGAGGTACCGGTGCTCGAAACCCTGACGCGCAAATTTCCCTATGTGCATATCGTGATCGGGCTGATGGGGAATTTGATGTTCGTTTCGGGCGCGGTTCTTTCCCATCCCAGTTTCATCAGCGACAAGATTCTTGCCGGCTATCTGTATATTGGCGGCTCCTCGCTGATGCTGATCGGCGCGATCGGCCGCGGGCTGAAGACCATATATGAACGACGCGAAGAACGGCGCGAAACGCGGCACGACGCCGAATCGCGGCTGCGCCGAAATACCGGCAAGGGCGGCACGGAGCGCCCCGCGCGAAGGCGAGCCGCTGCGGGCTAG
- a CDS encoding YrhK family protein → MLQTLTREYPYIHITSGLLGNAMFFAGSILFFKQFEEYKTIGVWLFVIGSALMLLGAVGNGIKTLYETREKKRRKAGR, encoded by the coding sequence ATGCTGCAAACGCTGACGCGCGAATATCCCTATATCCACATCACATCGGGCCTGCTGGGGAACGCCATGTTTTTCGCCGGCTCGATCCTGTTTTTCAAACAGTTCGAGGAATATAAGACCATCGGGGTCTGGCTGTTCGTCATCGGATCGGCGCTGATGCTGCTTGGTGCCGTCGGCAACGGCATCAAGACGCTTTATGAAACCCGCGAAAAGAAACGCAGGAAGGCCGGTCGATAA
- the smpB gene encoding SsrA-binding protein SmpB, which produces MARPRPPAEKSKTVAENRRARFDYFIVDSYEAGIALRGTEVKSLRFGEGSIAESYAEVKDGEVWLVNSNIPEFSHGNRFNHEPKRPRKLLLHEREINKLHGAVNREGMTLVPLSIYFNGRGRAKVELALAKGKKAHDKRDTIKERDWKREQGRLLRDRG; this is translated from the coding sequence ATGGCCCGTCCACGTCCCCCTGCCGAAAAGTCGAAGACCGTCGCGGAGAATCGGCGCGCGCGCTTCGATTATTTCATCGTCGACAGCTATGAAGCCGGGATCGCGCTGCGCGGCACCGAAGTGAAGTCGCTGCGCTTCGGCGAAGGATCGATCGCCGAAAGCTATGCCGAAGTGAAGGACGGCGAGGTCTGGCTGGTCAATTCGAACATCCCCGAATTCAGCCACGGCAATCGCTTCAATCACGAGCCCAAGCGGCCGCGCAAGCTGCTGCTCCACGAACGCGAGATCAACAAGCTGCACGGCGCGGTGAACCGCGAGGGCATGACGCTGGTGCCGCTTTCCATCTATTTCAACGGTCGCGGCCGGGCCAAGGTCGAACTGGCGCTCGCCAAGGGCAAGAAGGCCCATGACAAGCGCGATACGATCAAGGAGCGCGACTGGAAGCGCGAACAGGGCAGGCTGCTGCGCGATCGGGGCTGA
- a CDS encoding M13 family metallopeptidase, producing the protein MQGETHPTTVSEQTETVGEAAVAPVDPATAPGPQIGSFGFDIAGMDRSVAPGNDFYNYANGTWLANTEIPADKSNYGMFSVLADLSRERTQEILREEAGTGSKIGTAYASYLDQDHIDSLGLAPIQPWLDQIAGLSSKAGYAALAAQADRNGVGIPFGTWVGQDDKNPEQYALNLRQSGLGMPDRDYYLSDDPKLAETRAKYLAHLTNVLTLAGEANAAERAQAIVDFETGIAQAHWTRVESRDADKTYNKMTVAELSGMAPGFDFASYFQGIGADVDSVIVAQPSAVKGIADLIRTTPLAVLKDQLLVRSLDGFADVLPSSFDQEHFAFYGTALSGTPEQEARWKRAVDFTTGALADDVSQIYVARYFPPEAKAAADELVRNVIAAMDRRIDELDWMAPETKAKAHEKLAAFTPKIGYPDRWRDYSDLDIVSGDAFGNNLRTNNWAHDYNVGHLGKPLQRWEWGMTPMTVNAYANFGMVEIVFPAAILQPPFFDPNADPAVNYGGIGAVIGHELSHHFDDQGAKYDAEGRLTQWWTDADTEAFKARTQALVAQYDQYEPLEGMNVQGALTLGENVADLAGLTVAYDAYRASLGGEPAPVLDGFSGDQRFYLGWAQVWRRNYREANLRQRLLTDPHSPSQQRAWVVRNLDPWYSAFAPEPSQKLFLTPEQRVKIW; encoded by the coding sequence ATGCAAGGCGAGACTCATCCGACGACGGTCTCCGAGCAGACCGAAACCGTGGGTGAGGCCGCCGTTGCTCCCGTCGATCCGGCAACCGCCCCCGGGCCGCAAATCGGCAGCTTCGGGTTCGATATCGCTGGCATGGATCGTTCGGTCGCGCCGGGCAATGATTTCTACAACTATGCCAACGGCACCTGGCTGGCGAACACGGAAATACCCGCCGACAAGTCGAACTACGGCATGTTCAGCGTGCTCGCCGATCTTTCGCGTGAGCGCACGCAGGAGATATTGCGCGAGGAGGCCGGAACCGGATCGAAGATCGGCACCGCTTACGCCAGCTATCTCGATCAGGACCATATCGATTCGCTCGGCCTCGCGCCGATCCAGCCCTGGCTCGATCAGATTGCGGGCCTGAGCTCGAAGGCCGGTTATGCCGCGCTCGCCGCCCAGGCTGATCGCAACGGCGTGGGCATTCCGTTCGGCACCTGGGTCGGGCAGGACGACAAGAATCCCGAGCAATATGCGCTCAACCTGCGCCAGTCGGGCCTCGGCATGCCCGATCGCGACTATTATCTTTCGGACGATCCCAAGCTGGCCGAGACCCGGGCCAAATATCTCGCGCATCTGACGAATGTGCTGACGCTTGCTGGTGAGGCCAATGCGGCCGAGCGCGCTCAGGCGATCGTCGATTTCGAAACCGGAATCGCGCAGGCCCACTGGACGCGGGTCGAAAGCCGCGACGCCGACAAGACCTATAACAAGATGACCGTCGCCGAACTGAGCGGCATGGCGCCTGGCTTCGATTTCGCGAGCTATTTCCAGGGAATCGGCGCCGATGTCGACAGCGTGATCGTTGCGCAGCCGAGCGCGGTGAAGGGGATTGCCGATCTGATCCGCACGACGCCGCTCGCCGTACTTAAGGACCAGCTGCTCGTGCGTTCGCTCGACGGTTTTGCCGACGTGCTGCCCAGCAGCTTCGACCAGGAGCACTTCGCCTTCTACGGCACGGCGCTTTCGGGTACGCCCGAACAGGAAGCGCGGTGGAAGCGCGCGGTCGATTTCACCACCGGCGCGTTGGCAGATGATGTCAGCCAGATCTACGTCGCCAGATACTTCCCGCCCGAAGCCAAGGCGGCGGCCGACGAACTGGTGCGCAACGTCATCGCCGCGATGGATCGCCGCATTGACGAGCTCGACTGGATGGCGCCCGAAACCAAGGCGAAGGCGCATGAAAAGCTCGCCGCCTTCACGCCAAAGATCGGCTATCCCGACCGCTGGCGCGACTATTCGGACCTCGACATCGTTTCGGGTGACGCGTTCGGCAACAATCTGCGCACCAACAATTGGGCGCATGACTATAATGTCGGCCATCTCGGCAAGCCGCTGCAGCGTTGGGAATGGGGCATGACGCCGATGACGGTGAATGCCTATGCCAATTTCGGCATGGTCGAAATCGTCTTCCCGGCAGCGATCCTGCAGCCGCCTTTCTTCGATCCGAACGCCGACCCTGCGGTCAATTATGGCGGCATCGGCGCGGTGATCGGCCATGAATTGAGCCATCATTTCGACGATCAGGGCGCCAAATACGACGCCGAAGGCCGTCTGACCCAATGGTGGACCGATGCCGACACCGAAGCGTTTAAGGCGCGGACGCAGGCGCTGGTCGCGCAATATGATCAGTATGAACCGCTTGAGGGCATGAACGTCCAGGGCGCTTTGACGCTCGGCGAGAATGTCGCCGACCTGGCCGGTCTCACGGTCGCCTATGACGCCTATCGCGCGTCTCTGGGGGGCGAGCCGGCGCCGGTACTTGACGGTTTCTCTGGCGACCAGCGCTTCTATCTCGGCTGGGCGCAGGTGTGGCGCCGCAACTATCGCGAGGCCAATCTGCGCCAGCGGCTGCTCACCGATCCGCACTCGCCCTCGCAGCAGCGCGCCTGGGTCGTGCGCAATCTCGATCCTTGGTATTCGGCCTTCGCGCCCGAGCCCTCGCAGAAGCTGTTCCTTACGCCGGAACAGCGCGTGAAGATCTGGTGA